The following proteins are encoded in a genomic region of Gossypium hirsutum isolate 1008001.06 chromosome D05, Gossypium_hirsutum_v2.1, whole genome shotgun sequence:
- the LOC107904797 gene encoding DNA-directed RNA polymerase V subunit 7 gives MFLKVQMPWNVIIPADSLDAKGLMLKKAIVIRLMDEFACKKATKDRGYFMAVTTLESIGEGRVRQNTGDVLFPVVFSGITFKMYRGEILQGVVHKILKHGVFLRCGPVQNIYLSHIKMPDYHYVPGENGIFMNDKHSKIDKDVIVRFIVIGTKWMEAEREFQALVSLEGDYLGPVS, from the coding sequence ATGTTTCTCAAGGTGCAGATGCCCTGGAATGTCATAATTCCTGCTGACAGCTTGGATGCCAAAGGCTTGATGCTCAAAAAGGCAATAGTGATCCGCCTTATGGATGAATTTGCTTGCAAGAAGGCCACCAAGGATCGCGGATATTTCATGGCTGTAACAACCCTAGAGAGCATTGGCGAGGGCAGAGTTAGACAGAACACAGGGGATGTGCTTTTCCCTGTTGTCTTCAGCGGAATTACATTCAAGATGTACAGAGGAGAGATTCTGCAAGGGGTTGTACATAAGATACTAAAACATGGAGTGTTTTTGAGGTGTGGACCAGTCCAAAACATATATTTGTCTCACATAAAAATGCCTGACTACCACTATGTGCCCGGGGAGAATGGTATATTTATGAACGACAAACACTCAAAGATTGATAAAGATGTGATCGTTAGATTTATTGTGATTGGGACCAAATGGATGGAGGCCGAGAGGGAATTTCAGGCGTTGGTGAGTTTGGAAGGTGACTACTTAGGACCAGTTTCCTGA